In Nocardioides cavernae, a single genomic region encodes these proteins:
- a CDS encoding calcium-binding protein produces the protein MRVRRLAAATCLAVTVLAPGPATGHAAVATCDGRAATIVGTDRDDELTGTPGDDVIAGLGGQDAIDGGGGNDVLCGDAGADLLTGGPGDDRLYGGDNGLVPLFESEPEPGRDTLVPGPGNDLVDVGVNTVLRDDGYNSPDTIDYSASAGGVTVDLVSGVATGEGNDTVVVAQLPPVSGAVVELLGSGHPDHLLGTEGPDQLVGNGGGDRIEGRGGDDLLMNAWDAYKYDGTRGESYDDHFDGGAGDDFLDSTGGTDVLLGGDGKDHVRKEGGSGTLDGGAGRDELEVYLSSGRHRLVGGPGRDEVSLDVLRSGARARGVMDHARERFVVRLSQRRPVRAAILDVERVVMPVNPGTWTYLGTPGDDRVVGARSYTGKGRGGDDVLIGSYADDVLLGGKGRDRVVGGRGEDRCRGEDLVGCELRGAS, from the coding sequence ATGCGCGTACGACGACTGGCCGCGGCCACCTGCCTGGCGGTGACCGTCCTCGCACCCGGACCGGCGACCGGCCACGCGGCCGTCGCCACCTGTGACGGTCGCGCGGCCACGATCGTGGGGACCGACCGCGACGACGAGCTCACCGGGACGCCCGGGGACGACGTGATCGCCGGTCTCGGCGGCCAGGACGCCATCGACGGTGGCGGCGGGAACGACGTCCTGTGCGGCGACGCGGGCGCCGACCTGCTCACCGGCGGTCCTGGAGACGACCGGTTGTACGGCGGTGACAACGGCCTCGTCCCGCTCTTCGAGAGTGAGCCCGAGCCGGGCCGGGACACGCTGGTCCCGGGGCCCGGCAACGACCTTGTCGACGTCGGCGTCAACACCGTGCTGCGCGACGACGGCTACAACAGCCCCGACACGATCGACTACTCCGCGTCGGCGGGCGGCGTGACCGTCGACCTGGTCAGCGGCGTCGCGACCGGCGAGGGCAACGACACCGTGGTCGTCGCTCAGCTCCCTCCCGTGTCCGGCGCGGTCGTCGAGCTCCTCGGCTCCGGCCACCCCGACCACCTGCTCGGCACCGAAGGCCCCGACCAGCTCGTCGGCAACGGCGGCGGCGACCGGATCGAGGGCCGCGGGGGCGACGACCTCCTGATGAACGCCTGGGACGCCTACAAGTACGACGGCACGCGCGGCGAGTCCTACGACGACCACTTCGACGGGGGAGCCGGCGACGACTTCCTCGACTCGACCGGCGGCACCGACGTGCTGCTCGGCGGTGACGGCAAGGACCACGTCCGCAAGGAGGGCGGCTCCGGCACGCTCGACGGTGGCGCGGGTCGCGACGAGCTCGAGGTCTACCTGAGCTCGGGCCGCCACCGCCTCGTCGGCGGCCCGGGCCGCGACGAGGTGTCCCTGGACGTGCTCCGCAGCGGCGCCCGGGCGCGCGGGGTGATGGACCACGCCCGCGAGCGCTTCGTGGTCCGCCTCTCGCAGCGACGACCCGTGCGCGCCGCGATCCTCGACGTCGAGCGCGTCGTGATGCCCGTCAACCCCGGCACCTGGACATACCTCGGCACCCCGGGGGACGACCGCGTCGTCGGCGCGAGGTCGTACACCGGGAAGGGCAGGGGCGGTGACGACGTCCTCATCGGGTCGTACGCCGACGACGTGCTGCTGGGCGGCAAGGGGCGGGACCGGGTCGTCGGCGGTCGCGGTGAGGACCGCTGCCGCGGCGAGGACCTGGTCGGCTGCGAGCTGCGGGGCGCATCCTGA
- a CDS encoding TSUP family transporter, with amino-acid sequence MGDLSGEVILFLVLAAVAAGFVDAVVGGGGLIQLPALLLGLPGASVVQIAATNKLASFCGTSISAATYVRRVRPDPRTFLPLMLAAGLGSAGGALVASMLPRSAFDPIILVVLVLVGSYVWFKPSVGELTNLRFQGGKHLTVVVLTGLTIGFYDGAIGPGTGSFLVFALVGLLGYNFLEASAKAKLANWATNLAALAVFIPQGAVIWDLGLVMAAANVTGGYLGARLAVARGARFVRVFFLVVVSGFVVRLGGGLLGWW; translated from the coding sequence ATGGGTGACCTCTCCGGCGAGGTCATCCTCTTCCTCGTGCTGGCGGCGGTGGCCGCGGGCTTCGTGGACGCCGTGGTCGGCGGGGGCGGGCTGATCCAGCTGCCCGCGCTGCTGCTGGGGCTGCCGGGCGCATCGGTGGTGCAGATCGCGGCCACCAACAAGCTGGCGTCGTTCTGCGGCACCTCGATCAGCGCGGCGACGTACGTCCGGCGCGTTCGCCCCGACCCGCGCACGTTCCTGCCGCTGATGCTCGCCGCCGGCCTCGGGTCGGCGGGCGGAGCCCTCGTCGCGTCGATGCTGCCGCGCAGCGCCTTCGACCCGATCATCCTGGTCGTGCTGGTGCTCGTCGGCAGCTACGTGTGGTTCAAGCCGAGCGTGGGTGAGCTCACCAACCTCCGCTTCCAGGGTGGCAAGCACCTCACCGTCGTGGTGCTGACCGGCCTGACGATCGGCTTCTACGACGGCGCGATCGGGCCGGGGACCGGGTCGTTCCTGGTGTTCGCGCTGGTCGGCCTGCTCGGCTACAACTTCCTCGAGGCATCTGCCAAGGCCAAGCTCGCCAACTGGGCGACCAACCTGGCTGCGCTCGCCGTCTTCATCCCCCAGGGCGCGGTCATCTGGGACCTCGGGCTGGTGATGGCCGCGGCCAACGTGACGGGCGGCTACCTCGGCGCCCGGCTGGCCGTGGCGCGCGGCGCCCGCTTCGTCCGGGTGTTCTTCCTCGTCGTCGTCTCCGGCTTCGTCGTCCGGCTCGGCGGCGGTCTGCTCGGCTGGTGGTGA
- a CDS encoding uracil-DNA glycosylase, with amino-acid sequence MSEPVLLPHPVVGGAFTSPVAPGAGWPDDPAAADTPVARDADDVRRLAHGVPLAELDARVSVCAACPRLVAWREGVAVEKRASFADQPYWGRPISGWGDPEPSLLIVGLAPAANGGNRTGRIFTGDPSADWLFASLHRTGWAVQETSQHAGDGQRLVDARMVATVRCAPPENKPTAVERDTCAPWIAAELALLPTVRVVVALGSFGWDGAVRSLVAAGAPAPSTRPKFGHGAEVALGDVTLVGCYHPSPHNTYTRRLTREMTDDVFVRARALTE; translated from the coding sequence ATGAGCGAACCGGTCCTCCTCCCGCACCCGGTCGTGGGAGGCGCCTTCACCAGCCCGGTCGCGCCCGGGGCCGGCTGGCCCGACGACCCGGCGGCCGCGGACACCCCGGTCGCGCGCGACGCCGACGACGTACGACGACTCGCGCACGGTGTGCCGCTGGCCGAGCTCGACGCCCGGGTGAGCGTGTGCGCGGCGTGCCCCCGGCTGGTGGCCTGGCGCGAGGGCGTCGCCGTCGAGAAGCGGGCGTCGTTCGCCGACCAGCCCTACTGGGGTCGCCCGATCTCCGGCTGGGGTGATCCCGAGCCCTCGCTGCTGATCGTCGGTCTGGCGCCGGCCGCCAACGGCGGCAACCGCACCGGGCGGATCTTCACCGGCGACCCGAGCGCGGACTGGCTCTTCGCCAGCCTGCACCGCACCGGCTGGGCCGTGCAGGAGACCAGCCAGCACGCCGGCGACGGCCAGCGCCTCGTCGACGCGCGGATGGTCGCGACCGTTCGATGCGCACCGCCCGAGAACAAGCCCACCGCGGTCGAGCGCGACACGTGTGCCCCGTGGATCGCCGCGGAGCTGGCGCTGCTGCCGACGGTGCGGGTCGTCGTCGCGCTCGGGTCGTTCGGCTGGGACGGCGCCGTGCGCTCGCTGGTCGCTGCGGGGGCGCCCGCGCCGTCGACGCGGCCGAAGTTCGGCCACGGCGCGGAGGTCGCCCTGGGCGACGTCACGCTGGTCGGCTGCTACCACCCCTCGCCGCACAACACCTACACCCGACGGCTGACGCGGGAGATGACGGACGACGTCTTCGTGCGCGCGAGGGCGCTGACAGAATGA
- a CDS encoding YigZ family protein, whose amino-acid sequence MTSYLTIARDATAEVEDRGSRFLCTLRRVATEDDARALLAGLRREHGDARHHCSAFVLGPDGAIERSSDDGEPAGTAGAPMLDVLRGAGLSDVAAVVTRWFGGTLLGAGGLVRAYGDAVRGAVAEAGALRRSLLTELALDLDHADAGRVEGELRSRGVLVLDVAYDARVRLLLAAAPDGVERLDELVAAATGGRSRTTPVGERWVDVTD is encoded by the coding sequence GTGACGTCGTACCTCACCATCGCCCGCGACGCGACCGCCGAGGTCGAGGACCGCGGGTCGCGGTTCCTCTGCACCCTGCGCCGGGTCGCGACCGAGGACGACGCCCGCGCTCTCCTCGCCGGACTGCGGCGCGAGCACGGGGACGCCCGACACCACTGCTCGGCCTTCGTGCTGGGCCCGGACGGTGCGATCGAGCGCTCGTCCGACGACGGCGAGCCGGCGGGCACCGCCGGGGCGCCGATGCTCGACGTGCTGCGCGGTGCCGGGTTGAGCGACGTCGCCGCCGTGGTCACGCGCTGGTTCGGCGGCACGCTGCTCGGGGCCGGTGGCCTGGTGCGGGCCTACGGCGACGCCGTGCGCGGGGCAGTGGCGGAGGCCGGGGCGTTGCGCCGCTCGCTGCTCACCGAGCTGGCCCTGGACCTCGACCACGCCGACGCGGGCCGGGTCGAGGGGGAGCTTCGATCGCGCGGCGTCCTGGTCCTCGACGTGGCGTACGACGCCCGCGTGCGGCTGCTGCTCGCCGCCGCGCCGGACGGGGTGGAGCGGCTCGACGAGCTCGTGGCCGCCGCCACCGGCGGGCGGTCCCGGACCACCCCGGTGGGGGAGCGCTGGGTCGACGTCACCGACTGA
- a CDS encoding cystathionine beta-synthase, with the protein MQYVNSLLDLIGNTPLVRLSRTLDLPDGGADAPLVLAKVEYLNPGGSVKDRIASRMIEAAEASGELQPGGTIVEPTSGNTGVGLAMVAQQKGYKCVFVCPDKVSEDKRNVLKAYGAEVVVCPTAVAPEHPDSYYNVSDRLSKEPGAWKPDQYSNPHNPRSHYETTGPEIWEQTEGKITHFVTGMGTGGTISGVGRYLKEQAALAGTDVQVIGADPAGSVYSGGSGRPYLVEGVGEDFWPETYDRSVADRVIEVSDADSFSFTRRLAREEAMLVGGSAGMAAYAARQVAHELAAEGRSDAVVVVLLPDSGRGYLTKVFNDEWLGQYGFATGAQADHRTVGEVLRGKSGQLPDLVHTHPGETIAEAVHILQEYGVSQMPVVRAEPPIVAAEVAGSVSERTLLDALFAGHAKLTDQVEDHMSEALPTIGSTEAAADAVSLLEHADAVLVQEDGKPIGVLTRQDLLTFVAAS; encoded by the coding sequence GTGCAGTACGTGAACTCGCTCCTTGACCTGATCGGCAACACCCCGCTCGTCCGGCTCAGCCGGACCCTCGACCTCCCGGACGGCGGCGCAGACGCCCCGCTGGTCCTGGCGAAGGTGGAGTACCTGAACCCCGGCGGGTCGGTGAAGGACCGCATCGCCAGCCGGATGATCGAGGCCGCGGAGGCGTCGGGCGAGCTCCAGCCCGGCGGCACGATCGTGGAGCCGACCTCCGGCAACACCGGTGTCGGCCTGGCGATGGTGGCCCAGCAGAAGGGCTACAAGTGCGTCTTCGTCTGCCCCGACAAGGTCAGCGAGGACAAGCGCAACGTGCTGAAGGCCTACGGCGCCGAGGTCGTGGTCTGCCCGACCGCCGTCGCGCCGGAGCACCCGGACTCCTACTACAACGTCAGCGACCGGCTCTCCAAGGAGCCCGGCGCGTGGAAGCCCGACCAGTACTCCAACCCGCACAACCCCCGTTCCCACTACGAGACCACCGGTCCGGAGATCTGGGAGCAGACCGAGGGGAAGATCACCCACTTCGTCACGGGCATGGGCACCGGCGGCACGATCAGCGGCGTCGGTCGCTACCTCAAGGAGCAGGCCGCCCTTGCCGGGACCGACGTCCAGGTCATCGGTGCCGACCCTGCCGGTTCGGTCTACTCCGGCGGGTCCGGTCGGCCCTACCTCGTCGAGGGCGTCGGTGAGGACTTCTGGCCCGAGACCTACGACCGGTCGGTGGCCGACCGCGTCATCGAGGTCTCCGACGCCGACTCCTTCTCCTTCACCCGTCGCCTGGCGCGCGAGGAGGCCATGCTGGTCGGCGGCTCCGCCGGCATGGCGGCCTACGCCGCCCGCCAGGTCGCCCACGAGCTCGCGGCCGAGGGACGCTCCGACGCCGTCGTCGTCGTCCTGCTGCCCGACTCCGGACGCGGCTACCTCACCAAGGTCTTCAACGACGAGTGGCTCGGCCAGTACGGCTTCGCCACCGGCGCGCAGGCCGACCACCGCACCGTCGGCGAGGTGCTCCGCGGCAAGTCCGGCCAGCTGCCCGACCTCGTGCACACCCACCCCGGCGAGACGATCGCCGAGGCCGTCCACATCCTCCAGGAGTACGGCGTCAGCCAGATGCCGGTCGTCCGTGCCGAGCCGCCGATCGTGGCCGCCGAGGTCGCGGGCTCGGTGTCCGAGCGCACGCTCCTCGACGCGCTCTTCGCCGGCCACGCCAAGCTGACCGACCAGGTTGAGGACCACATGTCCGAGGCGCTGCCGACCATCGGCTCGACCGAGGCCGCTGCCGACGCGGTGTCGCTGCTCGAGCACGCCGACGCGGTGCTGGTCCAGGAGGACGGCAAGCCCATCGGCGTGCTGACCCGGCAGGACCTGCTCACCTTCGTGGCCGCCTCGTGA
- a CDS encoding glycine cleavage system protein R — protein sequence MTLHAITVLGHDRPGIIAETTDKLAGLGLNLEDSTMTLLRGHFAMMLVCEGSAADAEIEQALAPLTDDGSLTVTVREVPAGRTETSDATAWVLSVHGGDRPGIVSAVVAVIAGVGGNITDLTTRLAGDLYLLVAEVDLPAGADVAAVEGELSRVAADLGVGVTLRAAETDEL from the coding sequence GTGACCCTCCACGCCATCACCGTCCTCGGCCACGACCGTCCCGGCATCATCGCCGAGACCACCGACAAGCTCGCCGGGCTGGGCCTCAACCTCGAGGACTCGACGATGACCCTGCTGCGCGGTCACTTCGCGATGATGCTGGTGTGCGAGGGCTCGGCCGCCGACGCTGAGATCGAGCAGGCCCTGGCGCCGCTCACCGACGACGGCAGCCTCACCGTGACCGTCCGCGAGGTGCCTGCCGGGCGCACGGAGACCAGCGACGCGACGGCGTGGGTGCTGTCGGTGCACGGCGGCGACCGCCCCGGCATCGTGTCCGCCGTCGTCGCGGTGATCGCGGGCGTCGGCGGCAACATCACCGACCTCACCACCCGCCTGGCCGGTGACCTCTACCTGCTCGTCGCCGAGGTCGACCTGCCGGCCGGGGCCGACGTGGCCGCAGTCGAGGGCGAGCTGTCCCGCGTCGCCGCCGACCTCGGTGTCGGGGTCACGCTGCGCGCCGCCGAGACCGACGAGCTCTGA
- a CDS encoding DinB family protein has protein sequence MTIERPEPSFSNDEVGMLRSYLDHFRATIRLQASGLTDEQLDQSLPPSDLTLGGMLKHLAFVEDYWFSYNLAGREPSPPWDTAPWGEDPDWDWHSAAGASHAELDALLVAAIVRSDACLDTALAADPDLGRLVARPRDPAKGETATLRWVLVHMVEEYARHAGHADLIRQCVDGATDV, from the coding sequence ATGACGATCGAGCGGCCCGAGCCGTCCTTCAGCAACGACGAGGTCGGGATGCTGCGGTCCTACCTCGACCACTTCCGCGCCACGATCCGGCTGCAGGCGAGCGGACTGACGGACGAGCAGCTCGACCAGAGCCTCCCGCCCAGCGACCTGACGCTGGGCGGGATGCTCAAGCACCTCGCCTTCGTGGAGGACTACTGGTTCTCCTACAACCTGGCCGGCCGCGAGCCGTCCCCGCCGTGGGACACCGCTCCGTGGGGCGAGGACCCTGACTGGGACTGGCACAGCGCGGCCGGTGCGTCGCACGCCGAGCTCGACGCGCTGCTCGTCGCCGCCATCGTCCGATCGGACGCCTGCCTGGACACGGCCCTCGCCGCCGACCCGGACCTCGGCCGGCTCGTCGCGCGTCCGCGTGACCCGGCCAAGGGCGAGACGGCGACGCTTCGCTGGGTGCTGGTCCACATGGTCGAGGAGTACGCCCGACACGCCGGTCACGCCGACCTCATCCGCCAGTGCGTCGACGGTGCGACCGACGTCTGA
- a CDS encoding VOC family protein produces MALTHRTVAMMMPVTDVDRARTFYSESLGLDYTGTNDEGSATYALDGGSTLVLLPRPDSRPSESTAMSFEVDDITTEIGDLEQRGVVFEDYDLPDLKTVDHVCVMGAEKAAWFKDPDGNVLCLHQEN; encoded by the coding sequence ATGGCGCTCACGCACCGCACGGTCGCGATGATGATGCCGGTCACCGACGTCGACCGCGCCCGCACGTTCTACTCCGAGTCCCTGGGACTCGACTACACCGGCACCAACGACGAGGGCAGCGCGACGTACGCCCTGGACGGCGGCTCCACGCTCGTCCTGCTCCCCCGCCCCGACAGCCGTCCGTCGGAGAGCACCGCGATGAGCTTCGAGGTCGACGACATCACCACCGAGATCGGCGACCTCGAGCAGCGCGGCGTCGTCTTCGAGGACTACGACCTGCCGGACCTCAAGACCGTCGACCACGTGTGCGTGATGGGCGCCGAGAAGGCAGCGTGGTTCAAGGACCCCGACGGCAACGTGCTCTGCCTGCACCAGGAGAACTGA
- a CDS encoding YchJ family protein: protein MLTIPCPCGSESYDACCGPLLANVAQASTPEQLMRSRYTAFVTGDADHLFRTWHPRTRPDDVRPDPSTRWTGLRILAAEADTVEFVASWEGGAMHEVSRFEQRAGRWVYVDGEVDGDVSS, encoded by the coding sequence GTGCTGACCATCCCCTGTCCGTGCGGGAGCGAGTCGTACGACGCCTGCTGCGGCCCGTTGCTCGCCAACGTGGCGCAGGCGTCGACGCCGGAGCAGCTGATGCGCTCGCGCTACACCGCCTTCGTCACCGGGGACGCCGACCACCTCTTCCGCACCTGGCACCCGCGCACCCGGCCCGACGACGTGCGTCCCGACCCGAGCACCCGGTGGACCGGGCTGCGGATCCTGGCCGCCGAGGCCGACACCGTCGAGTTCGTCGCCAGCTGGGAGGGCGGCGCGATGCACGAGGTGAGCCGGTTCGAGCAGCGGGCCGGCCGGTGGGTCTACGTCGACGGCGAGGTCGACGGCGACGTGAGTTCGTGA
- a CDS encoding YihY/virulence factor BrkB family protein, translated as MGAVSAVDGFQRRHRVLGFPIAVVYKYFDDQGPYLAAALTYYAFIAIFPLMLLGTSILGLILRGEPQWQESILNSALSQFPIIGDELGRPEGLQGSVTGVVIGALAALYGAMGLGQALQNTQHVAWSVPRNSRPNPFYARVKTLGLLVTAGVSLLAVTVVSTVASTTDAFTEVIGGGVKTLLPVLTVLVVGTGLTYLFRFAATGQHSFLRAAPGGYTLAVLWQLLQIGGAAYVDRVLVNTSSMTKTFGLVLGLVGFLYIGAVMAVLATEVNVVLSRRLWPRALLTPFTDNVQLTEADRKAYALYARMQRHKGFEKVLVSWDPGPAERANEPPEERGSAPPDEGETERAGPASESADEPSPQRPA; from the coding sequence GTGGGAGCGGTCTCGGCAGTCGACGGGTTCCAGAGGCGCCACCGGGTGCTCGGCTTCCCCATCGCGGTCGTCTACAAGTACTTCGACGACCAGGGCCCCTACCTCGCGGCGGCGCTGACCTACTACGCGTTCATCGCGATCTTCCCGCTGATGCTGCTCGGCACCTCGATCCTGGGCCTGATCCTTCGGGGCGAGCCGCAGTGGCAGGAGTCCATCCTCAACTCCGCGCTGTCGCAGTTCCCGATCATCGGCGACGAGCTCGGCCGCCCCGAGGGCCTGCAGGGCTCGGTGACCGGTGTCGTGATCGGTGCGCTCGCTGCCCTCTACGGCGCGATGGGGCTCGGCCAGGCCCTGCAGAACACCCAGCACGTGGCGTGGTCGGTGCCGCGCAACAGCCGCCCGAACCCGTTCTACGCCCGCGTCAAGACGCTGGGACTGCTCGTCACCGCAGGTGTGTCGCTGCTCGCCGTCACGGTCGTCTCCACCGTCGCCAGCACCACCGACGCCTTCACCGAGGTGATCGGCGGCGGTGTCAAGACGCTGCTCCCGGTGCTGACCGTGCTGGTGGTCGGGACCGGGCTGACCTACCTCTTCCGCTTCGCTGCCACCGGCCAGCACTCCTTCCTGCGGGCAGCGCCGGGCGGCTACACCCTGGCCGTCCTGTGGCAGCTGCTCCAGATCGGCGGTGCGGCCTACGTCGACCGGGTGCTGGTGAACACGTCCTCGATGACCAAGACCTTCGGGCTCGTCCTCGGCCTCGTCGGCTTCCTCTACATCGGCGCCGTCATGGCCGTGCTGGCCACCGAGGTCAACGTGGTGCTGTCGCGCCGGTTGTGGCCGCGCGCGCTGCTCACCCCGTTCACCGACAACGTGCAGCTCACCGAGGCCGACCGCAAGGCCTACGCCCTCTACGCCCGCATGCAGCGGCACAAGGGCTTCGAGAAGGTGCTGGTGAGCTGGGACCCCGGCCCGGCGGAGCGCGCGAACGAACCCCCGGAGGAGCGCGGGAGCGCGCCCCCGGACGAGGGCGAGACCGAACGTGCAGGGCCCGCGAGCGAGTCTGCGGACGAGCCGTCGCCGCAGCGCCCGGCGTGA
- the def gene encoding peptide deformylase: MSLNPRVLEWTETDLGVAGELREVVRAPAAVLSTLGETVDPTSPDVVRLAADLVATMRVSPGCVGLAAPQVGVGARVFCVDVSEHPKTRDHHGTFVLCNAEVVAGSRNEKAREGCMSVPDFTGDVKRPSRVVVRGQLPGTGEEVELEAEAFEARALQHEIDHCDGLLFLDRAAGAHAVYARKTYL, translated from the coding sequence ATGAGCCTGAACCCCCGGGTCCTGGAGTGGACCGAGACCGACCTCGGCGTGGCCGGGGAGCTGCGCGAGGTCGTCCGCGCCCCTGCGGCCGTCCTGTCGACCCTCGGCGAGACGGTCGATCCGACCTCGCCCGACGTCGTACGACTCGCCGCCGACCTCGTCGCCACCATGCGCGTCTCGCCGGGCTGCGTCGGGCTCGCCGCGCCCCAGGTCGGGGTGGGCGCCAGGGTGTTCTGCGTCGACGTGTCCGAGCACCCCAAGACCCGCGACCACCACGGCACCTTCGTGCTGTGCAACGCCGAGGTCGTCGCCGGCAGCCGCAACGAGAAGGCGCGCGAGGGCTGCATGTCGGTCCCCGACTTCACCGGCGACGTGAAGCGCCCCAGCCGCGTCGTCGTACGCGGCCAGCTGCCCGGCACCGGCGAGGAGGTCGAGCTCGAGGCCGAGGCCTTCGAGGCGCGGGCGCTGCAGCACGAGATCGACCACTGCGACGGGCTGCTCTTCCTCGACCGCGCGGCCGGCGCGCACGCCGTCTACGCTCGCAAGACGTACCTCTGA
- a CDS encoding SGNH/GDSL hydrolase family protein: MGATGAARKLASAAALGGGGLSVLGAGLYGVLVAEAKIARRLIGNANDVPPQATGWYGRGRPGPAIRIALLGDSSAAGYGVDRVEETTGAHLATGVAAQADRRVHLRSFAVVGAQSSALAEQVDAALGTHPDLAVVLIGANDVTHSVLPSASVRHLAEGVRRLREQGVAVVVGTCPDLGTIRPIPQPLKQVAREWSRRLAAAQTITVVENGGRSISLGDILGPEFDAAPALLFGPDRFHPSADGYKQLASVLIPSCLAALDLLPADEALPEPRRREGILPVAAAAVRAARTPGTEVDGTEVGGTQRGLRGRWVELRHRRRRPSTDAESPGEHEDAAEETSTDSAAAGGA; this comes from the coding sequence GTGGGGGCAACAGGAGCAGCACGCAAGCTGGCATCGGCCGCGGCCCTGGGCGGCGGTGGACTCTCCGTGCTCGGCGCCGGGCTCTACGGGGTCCTGGTCGCCGAGGCGAAGATCGCGCGGCGGCTGATCGGCAACGCCAACGACGTACCTCCGCAGGCGACGGGCTGGTACGGCCGCGGCCGACCGGGTCCCGCGATCCGCATCGCCCTGCTCGGGGACTCCAGCGCGGCCGGCTACGGCGTGGACCGCGTCGAGGAGACGACCGGCGCCCACCTCGCCACGGGGGTCGCCGCGCAGGCCGACCGCCGGGTGCACCTGCGGTCGTTCGCCGTGGTCGGGGCGCAGTCGAGCGCGCTGGCCGAGCAGGTCGACGCCGCCCTCGGCACCCACCCCGACCTCGCCGTCGTGCTGATCGGCGCCAACGACGTCACCCACAGCGTGCTGCCGTCCGCGTCGGTGCGCCACCTCGCCGAGGGTGTACGACGCCTGCGCGAGCAGGGCGTGGCCGTCGTGGTCGGCACCTGCCCCGACCTCGGCACCATCCGGCCGATCCCGCAGCCGCTCAAGCAGGTGGCGCGCGAGTGGTCGCGCCGGCTGGCGGCCGCGCAGACCATCACCGTCGTCGAGAACGGCGGCCGGTCGATCTCCCTCGGCGACATCCTCGGCCCGGAGTTCGACGCCGCACCGGCCCTGCTGTTCGGGCCGGACCGCTTCCACCCCTCCGCCGACGGCTACAAGCAGCTCGCGTCGGTGCTCATCCCCTCCTGCCTCGCGGCCCTCGACCTGCTTCCCGCGGACGAGGCGCTGCCCGAGCCGCGCCGCCGCGAGGGCATCCTCCCGGTCGCGGCCGCAGCGGTCCGCGCCGCTCGTACGCCCGGCACCGAGGTCGACGGCACCGAGGTCGGCGGCACCCAGCGCGGCCTCCGCGGCCGCTGGGTCGAGCTCCGCCACCGCCGTCGCCGGCCCTCCACCGACGCCGAGTCGCCGGGCGAGCACGAGGACGCCGCCGAGGAAACCTCGACCGACTCGGCTGCTGCTGGCGGTGCCTGA
- a CDS encoding Bax inhibitor-1/YccA family protein, with the protein MKSNNPVFARSEEFNRASSNSYGNQTYAAGGSSYPGYGDAGTDPSTWGTGTPGQVDQGRMTVDSVVQKTAISIALVFATAFATWWFIGDIVDVNGVSQDAYSRALTLSMLGAGAAFLLSLANSFKRVISPALVLAFAAVEGVALGAVSKVFDAQFGDGIVTQAVLGTFAAFAGTLAAYKFFDIKVGNKFRTFVIAGMFGMVGLGLLSLVLSFFGISTGLFGFGALGLVMAIAGLVLGVFMLILDFDFVENGVAAGLPERESWRAAFGLTVSLVWIYTNLLRILAIMRGD; encoded by the coding sequence ATGAAAAGCAACAACCCTGTCTTCGCCCGTTCCGAGGAGTTCAACCGAGCCTCCTCCAACTCCTACGGCAACCAGACCTACGCCGCCGGCGGCTCGTCCTACCCCGGCTACGGCGACGCCGGCACCGACCCCTCGACCTGGGGCACCGGCACGCCCGGCCAGGTGGACCAGGGCCGGATGACGGTCGACTCGGTGGTCCAGAAGACAGCCATCTCGATCGCCCTCGTCTTCGCCACCGCCTTCGCCACCTGGTGGTTCATCGGCGACATCGTCGACGTGAACGGTGTCAGCCAGGACGCCTACAGCCGTGCGCTGACGCTGTCGATGCTGGGTGCCGGTGCCGCGTTCCTGCTGTCGCTGGCGAACTCGTTCAAGCGCGTCATCAGCCCCGCCCTGGTCCTGGCCTTCGCGGCCGTGGAGGGCGTGGCGCTCGGCGCGGTCAGCAAGGTGTTCGACGCCCAGTTCGGTGACGGCATCGTGACCCAGGCCGTGCTCGGCACCTTCGCCGCGTTCGCCGGCACGCTCGCCGCCTACAAGTTCTTCGACATCAAGGTCGGCAACAAGTTCCGCACCTTCGTGATCGCGGGCATGTTCGGCATGGTGGGCCTCGGCCTGCTGTCGCTGGTGCTGAGCTTCTTCGGCATCAGCACCGGCCTCTTCGGCTTCGGCGCCCTCGGCCTCGTGATGGCGATCGCCGGCCTCGTGCTCGGTGTCTTCATGCTGATCCTCGACTTCGACTTCGTGGAGAACGGCGTCGCCGCCGGCCTTCCCGAGCGCGAGTCGTGGCGTGCGGCCTTCGGCCTGACCGTCAGCCTGGTCTGGATCTACACCAACCTGCTCCGGATCCTCGCGATCATGCGTGGCGACTGA